In Rhodococcus sp. NBC_00297, the following are encoded in one genomic region:
- a CDS encoding HpcH/HpaI aldolase family protein, translating to MSIRLTHTFRHHLASADRPLYGGWITTGSPVAAEIMAGSGLDWVLIDMEHAPNGLESVLVQLYAVSSYPVTPVVRVPAGDAVVIKQVLDLGAQNVLVPMVSTAEQARDVAAAAQYPPAGRRGVGSALARSGRWNRIENYLAEAADHVSVFVQIETADGVDNAADIASTPGIDGVFLGPSDLAASMGLLGQQNHPDVVAAVTRAFDAVDSTGQPCGVNAFDPVRADAYAARGAAFLLVGADTALMARGSEALAERFIGTHTESPERTSY from the coding sequence GTGTCGATTCGCCTGACCCACACGTTCCGCCACCATCTCGCCTCCGCGGACAGACCCCTCTACGGAGGATGGATCACCACCGGCTCGCCGGTCGCCGCCGAGATCATGGCGGGATCCGGTCTCGACTGGGTGCTCATCGACATGGAACACGCACCCAACGGACTCGAATCCGTTCTGGTGCAACTCTATGCGGTCTCGTCCTATCCGGTGACACCGGTGGTACGCGTACCGGCCGGTGACGCTGTCGTCATCAAACAAGTGCTGGATCTCGGTGCTCAGAACGTTCTGGTGCCGATGGTCTCGACCGCAGAGCAGGCCCGAGACGTTGCCGCGGCGGCGCAGTACCCGCCGGCCGGTCGACGCGGAGTGGGTAGTGCACTGGCCCGCTCCGGACGCTGGAACCGCATCGAGAACTATCTCGCCGAGGCCGCCGACCATGTATCGGTGTTCGTTCAGATCGAGACGGCGGACGGGGTGGACAACGCGGCGGACATCGCATCGACCCCGGGGATCGACGGGGTGTTCCTCGGACCGAGCGATCTCGCCGCATCGATGGGCCTGCTCGGACAACAGAACCATCCTGACGTCGTCGCCGCGGTGACACGAGCGTTCGATGCAGTCGACAGCACCGGACAACCGTGCGGCGTCAACGCATTCGACCCGGTGCGGGCCGACGCGTACGCCGCTCGGGGAGCCGCGTTCCTGCTGGTGGGCGCGGACACCGCCCTGATGGCGCGCGGTTCGGAAGCGCTCGCCGAGCGTTTCATAGGCACCCACACAGAGTCGCCGGAACGCACCAGTTACTGA
- the hpaH gene encoding 2-oxo-hept-4-ene-1,7-dioate hydratase, whose translation MLPDQTITDIADQLAGAERDRTMIPRLTARFPKMTVEDSYAVQNEWRRRAVESGRRLVGRKIGLTSKVMQVATGITEPDYGAIFDDQVFENGSVIDHSQFSNVRIEVELAFVLGKAVRGPNATIFDVLKATEYVVPALEILSSRIEMEGRTIVDTISDNAALGGMVVGGNPTNPSTVDMRWISALLYRNETIEESGVAAAVLNHPATGVAWLANKLAQHDDHLGAGEIVLAGSFTRPMWVYPSDTVLADYGPMGTISCRFA comes from the coding sequence ATGCTTCCCGACCAGACGATCACCGACATCGCCGACCAGCTCGCCGGTGCCGAGCGCGATCGCACGATGATTCCGCGACTGACCGCGCGCTTCCCGAAGATGACCGTGGAGGACTCCTACGCGGTGCAGAACGAATGGCGCCGCCGTGCAGTCGAATCCGGCCGCCGCCTCGTCGGGCGCAAGATCGGGCTGACCAGCAAGGTGATGCAGGTCGCCACCGGCATCACCGAGCCCGACTACGGTGCGATCTTCGACGACCAGGTGTTCGAGAACGGTTCCGTCATCGACCACAGCCAGTTCTCGAACGTGCGCATCGAGGTGGAGTTGGCATTCGTCCTCGGCAAGGCTGTCCGCGGCCCGAATGCGACGATCTTCGACGTTCTGAAAGCCACCGAGTACGTGGTGCCGGCCCTGGAGATCCTGAGCTCTCGCATCGAGATGGAGGGCCGCACGATCGTCGACACCATCAGCGACAACGCCGCTCTCGGCGGGATGGTCGTCGGCGGGAACCCCACCAATCCGTCCACAGTGGACATGCGGTGGATCTCGGCGCTGCTCTACCGCAACGAGACCATCGAGGAATCCGGAGTGGCCGCCGCGGTCCTGAACCACCCCGCCACCGGGGTGGCATGGCTGGCGAACAAACTGGCCCAGCACGACGACCACCTCGGCGCCGGCGAAATCGTGCTCGCCGGCTCCTTCACCAGGCCCATGTGGGTATATCCCAGCGACACCGTCCTCGCCGACTACGGACCGATGGGAACCATCTCGTGTCGATTCGCCTGA
- a CDS encoding aldehyde dehydrogenase family protein, which yields MTLTYDDLLATITDPGGREILDPATGDLVGRAPFRSVETLDEAITRAKAAQPAWAGRTDDQRKEMLLAAADAIDAAAEPLAELLSREQGKPLNGPNARFEVGACTNWLRATAETDLPDLTLIDDGETHAELHYRPLGVVGAIGPWNWPMMITVWQIAPALRMGNTTVVKPSEYTPLSVLALAHVLNTALPQDVLTVVAGDGELGARLAGHPDIAKLMFTGSTRTGQAIIKSSADTVKRLTLELGGNDAGIVLPDVDPKAIAQDLFWGAFINTGQTCAALKRLYVHTDVYDDVCSALTDVTSAMPMGRGLDENNVLGPLQNKAQYDIVSRLVDAARDSGARILTGGDPDSEGPGYFYPATLVADIDSDNPLVVEEQFGPALPIIRVESIDEAVELANALDVGLGSSVWSADADAARAVAARIQAGTVWINSHGGVHPMIPFGGVKMSGYGLEFGVEGLKSVSAPQVING from the coding sequence ATGACCCTTACGTACGACGATCTCCTCGCCACCATCACCGATCCCGGAGGCCGAGAGATTCTCGATCCCGCCACCGGCGACCTCGTCGGCCGGGCACCGTTCCGCAGCGTCGAGACCCTCGATGAGGCGATCACGCGCGCGAAGGCTGCTCAGCCTGCATGGGCCGGCCGAACGGACGACCAGCGCAAGGAGATGCTGCTCGCAGCGGCCGACGCCATCGACGCGGCCGCAGAACCGCTCGCGGAGTTGCTCTCCCGCGAGCAGGGCAAACCGCTGAACGGCCCTAACGCCCGCTTCGAGGTCGGAGCGTGCACGAACTGGCTGCGCGCCACCGCGGAGACCGACCTACCCGATCTCACCCTGATCGACGATGGTGAGACCCACGCCGAGCTGCACTACCGGCCACTGGGAGTCGTCGGTGCCATCGGACCGTGGAACTGGCCGATGATGATCACCGTCTGGCAGATCGCGCCTGCGCTGCGCATGGGCAACACCACCGTCGTCAAACCGTCGGAGTACACGCCGTTGAGCGTGCTGGCACTGGCGCACGTGCTGAACACTGCCCTTCCTCAGGACGTACTCACTGTGGTCGCCGGCGACGGCGAGCTCGGGGCTCGACTCGCGGGCCACCCCGACATCGCGAAGCTGATGTTCACCGGTTCCACGAGAACCGGTCAGGCCATCATCAAGAGCTCCGCCGATACGGTGAAGCGCCTGACACTCGAACTCGGCGGCAACGATGCCGGTATCGTGCTACCCGACGTCGACCCGAAAGCCATTGCGCAGGACTTGTTCTGGGGCGCGTTCATCAACACCGGCCAGACCTGCGCCGCACTCAAGCGCCTCTACGTGCACACCGACGTCTACGACGACGTGTGCAGCGCACTCACCGACGTAACCTCGGCCATGCCCATGGGGCGCGGACTTGACGAAAACAACGTATTGGGACCGCTCCAGAACAAGGCGCAGTACGACATCGTCTCGCGACTGGTCGATGCCGCACGTGATTCCGGTGCGAGAATTCTCACCGGCGGCGACCCCGATTCCGAGGGACCCGGGTACTTCTATCCCGCTACGTTGGTGGCGGACATCGATTCTGACAACCCCCTCGTGGTCGAGGAACAGTTCGGACCGGCATTGCCCATCATCCGTGTCGAGTCGATCGACGAGGCGGTCGAGCTCGCGAATGCGCTCGACGTCGGGCTGGGGTCGTCGGTGTGGAGCGCTGACGCCGATGCCGCGCGCGCGGTCGCGGCGCGTATCCAGGCCGGCACGGTGTGGATCAACTCGCACGGCGGCGTGCATCCCATGATTCCCTTCGGTGGGGTCAAGATGTCGGGGTACGGACTGGAATTCGGTGTCGAAGGCCTGAAGTCGGTCTCGGCGCCTCAGGTGATCAACGGGTGA
- a CDS encoding TetR/AcrR family transcriptional regulator → MTYESVADEASLTKGGILYHFPSRDSLLSAVQEFLAAHWESSMLEAAGTTSAETLSEGERLAAYARIAAHSATRAELLLILEAATNTERSAPWTGNVNRWTPPLPTSLPPTAEQMNLIIARLAADGLWLHDTITGSPMPSALRDHIAAHLAHLADPATDQTDDVRPSP, encoded by the coding sequence GTGACTTACGAATCTGTGGCGGACGAGGCCAGTCTCACCAAAGGTGGGATCCTCTACCACTTCCCGTCTCGCGACTCACTGCTCAGTGCTGTGCAAGAGTTCCTGGCCGCTCACTGGGAGTCCTCGATGCTTGAGGCCGCCGGCACCACATCAGCCGAAACTCTCTCCGAAGGAGAACGCCTGGCCGCGTATGCGCGAATCGCCGCGCACAGTGCAACACGAGCGGAACTGCTCCTTATTCTCGAAGCCGCCACGAACACTGAGCGCAGTGCCCCATGGACCGGAAACGTCAACCGGTGGACTCCCCCGCTCCCTACCTCACTGCCTCCCACCGCGGAGCAAATGAACCTGATCATCGCCCGCCTTGCCGCCGATGGCCTGTGGCTGCACGACACGATCACCGGCTCACCGATGCCGAGCGCACTTCGTGATCACATTGCCGCGCACCTCGCTCACCTCGCCGATCCGGCCACCGACCAGACCGACGACGTTCGCCCGTCGCCGTAG
- a CDS encoding MFS transporter — translation MIVMDNTILYTALPTLTTDLGATGSQSLWIINAYPVVMAGLLLGAGTLGDRVGHRNMFLIGLSVFAAASLLAAFSPTAAVLIAARALLAVGAAAMMPATLALIASTFTDERERNSAFAIWGAASTIGMASGPVVGGALLEMFWWGAAFLINVPIALAAIVATILIAPVNDPNPAKNWDQLSSLWALIGLVGAVLTIKESAHPPQNWTLITVSLLLSVIGLTMFVLRQKRLSEPLLDFTLFRNRVFTAGVLGAGISLFPIVGIQLVTTQRFQLLEGFTPLQAGLLVAAIAAGNIPATLAGGALLHRTGLLPLISGGLAIAVGGVLVLMVGAESTLAVFIIGLVVTGVGLGFVGAVASNAILSNAPSHRAGMASSVEEVSFEFGSLTAVALIGSLVSLVYSLTIELPLGAPTSARESLADAVTSFDAVPGLFEAAHDAYATGYLIVLIVIAVILAFGALITGWLLRHHGPGTAVTASFSETDTHNTPKEART, via the coding sequence ATGATCGTGATGGACAACACCATTCTCTATACCGCCTTGCCGACGCTGACCACTGATCTGGGTGCGACCGGGTCGCAGAGTCTGTGGATCATCAACGCTTACCCGGTCGTGATGGCAGGCTTGTTGCTCGGCGCTGGCACTCTCGGTGACCGGGTAGGTCACCGAAACATGTTCTTGATCGGCCTGTCGGTGTTCGCCGCAGCGTCCCTTCTGGCTGCCTTCTCGCCGACTGCGGCGGTGCTGATCGCTGCACGAGCACTGCTGGCGGTGGGGGCCGCGGCCATGATGCCGGCAACGCTCGCGTTGATTGCCTCGACGTTCACGGACGAACGCGAGCGCAACTCCGCATTCGCCATCTGGGGAGCGGCGTCGACGATCGGGATGGCGTCGGGTCCCGTCGTCGGCGGCGCCCTGCTCGAAATGTTCTGGTGGGGCGCGGCATTCCTCATCAACGTACCCATCGCACTCGCAGCGATCGTCGCAACCATCTTGATCGCCCCTGTGAACGATCCCAACCCAGCCAAAAACTGGGATCAGCTCTCTTCACTGTGGGCTCTGATCGGTTTGGTCGGAGCAGTACTCACCATCAAGGAGTCAGCTCACCCTCCTCAAAATTGGACACTGATCACCGTATCGCTGCTTCTGTCTGTCATCGGACTGACGATGTTCGTCCTCCGCCAGAAACGGCTATCGGAGCCACTGTTGGATTTCACCCTCTTTCGAAACAGGGTGTTCACTGCCGGCGTCCTAGGCGCCGGCATTTCCTTGTTCCCAATCGTGGGAATTCAGCTGGTGACAACGCAGCGCTTCCAACTGCTCGAGGGCTTCACCCCGTTGCAGGCCGGCTTGTTGGTCGCAGCCATTGCGGCGGGCAACATACCCGCGACACTTGCGGGAGGAGCACTCCTCCACAGAACCGGTCTCCTACCACTCATCTCCGGCGGGCTTGCCATCGCCGTCGGTGGTGTACTTGTTCTCATGGTCGGCGCAGAATCTACTCTGGCTGTCTTCATCATCGGCCTCGTCGTGACCGGCGTCGGCCTCGGATTCGTCGGCGCAGTGGCGTCCAATGCAATCCTCAGCAACGCCCCATCGCACCGCGCTGGAATGGCATCCTCGGTCGAGGAGGTGTCGTTCGAGTTCGGATCGTTAACCGCCGTCGCGCTCATCGGTAGCCTGGTATCGCTCGTTTACTCGCTCACCATCGAGCTTCCGCTCGGCGCGCCCACATCCGCTCGCGAGAGCCTCGCCGATGCGGTGACCTCATTCGACGCGGTACCGGGTTTGTTCGAAGCTGCCCACGACGCCTATGCCACCGGCTATCTTATCGTCCTCATCGTCATAGCGGTCATCCTCGCATTCGGCGCCCTCATCACCGGGTGGCTATTGCGGCATCATGGTCCAGGAACCGCAGTGACCGCCTCGTTTTCGGAGACAGACACCCACAACACACCGAAAGAGGCACGCACGTGA